One Mangrovimonas cancribranchiae DNA segment encodes these proteins:
- a CDS encoding DUF368 domain-containing protein, with translation MGRRFSDYLFISLKGIAMGAADAVPGVSGGTIALIAGIYQELITTISNIKPKLIITLRNEGFNTFWKELNGNFLLALLTGIVISFVSFMKIAKYLIENHPIFIWSFFFGLIIASIYYVGKQVSSWSLSTVIALLAGTAFAYYISTLPSLASNNSSFFLFFAGAIAICAMILPGISGSFILVVLGAYKTLSDAVHDWDFKRLALFILGAVVGLLSFSKILKWLFKHYYNLTMALLTGFILGSLNKIWPWKITETVMEKATGTIIPLSDLTPLNTLSLFQQQIHNFETYKVATERSVLPTTFSNMNGNIDAHTTTAIVLMILGFVTILALEKIGSKK, from the coding sequence ATGGGAAGACGTTTTTCTGATTATCTTTTTATATCCTTAAAAGGTATCGCTATGGGAGCTGCCGATGCTGTTCCTGGTGTTTCTGGTGGCACCATTGCCCTTATAGCAGGAATTTATCAAGAATTAATTACCACCATTAGCAATATTAAACCTAAACTCATTATCACCTTAAGAAATGAAGGATTTAATACATTTTGGAAAGAACTAAATGGCAACTTTTTACTAGCCTTGTTAACAGGCATTGTTATAAGCTTTGTCTCTTTCATGAAAATAGCCAAATATTTGATCGAGAACCATCCCATTTTTATTTGGTCGTTCTTTTTTGGGCTTATAATCGCAAGTATTTACTACGTAGGCAAACAAGTTAGTTCTTGGAGTCTTTCAACAGTCATTGCATTATTAGCAGGAACAGCATTTGCTTATTACATTTCTACGCTACCGTCTTTAGCAAGTAACAACAGTAGTTTTTTCCTATTCTTTGCAGGCGCTATAGCTATTTGTGCTATGATTTTACCTGGCATATCAGGCTCTTTTATACTGGTTGTTTTAGGTGCTTATAAAACACTTAGCGACGCTGTGCATGATTGGGATTTTAAACGATTGGCGCTTTTTATTTTAGGCGCTGTGGTTGGTCTGCTAAGTTTCAGCAAAATTTTAAAATGGCTGTTTAAACATTATTACAACTTAACAATGGCGCTTCTAACCGGCTTTATTTTAGGATCGTTAAACAAAATATGGCCTTGGAAAATTACAGAAACTGTTATGGAAAAAGCGACAGGCACGATAATCCCCTTAAGTGATTTAACCCCTTTAAATACCTTAAGCTTATTTCAGCAGCAAATACATAATTTTGAAACCTATAAAGTAGCTACCGAAAGGAGTGTTTTACCAACCACATTTTCAAATATGAATGGTAATATTGATGCGCATACAACTACAGC
- a CDS encoding tetratricopeptide repeat protein, protein MELNPNEDNNLPLTKFESMLKTNHVLFFDSGEFENIVHYYLSQGKVALAKKAIKLGLEQHPTSTNLKLFRVEVYIFENKLNLADELLNELHELEPLNEEIYIQKASILSKLDNHSKAIKALKKALELTDDVADIYSLIGMEHLFLDEFEEAKYFFMKCLETDIHDYSALYNIMYCFDFLDQHKEAIEYLTTYLDSNPYCEVAWHQLGKQYFSIKDYKKALTAFDFAIISDDRFVGAYLEKGKVLEKLKNYKEALECYVLSLNLDDPTSFALLRIGFCHEKLGEKDLAVQYYKKTIHEDPLLDKGWIAITKFYTKQQNFQKALYYINKAINIDGDNVVYWKQYAKINHRLNFLEEAERGYKKALELGNYELDTWLLRADILLRLGESNTAIQSLLQASEFYPENAEIEYRLSGLYYTAHENDKGQYHLKNALAHNHEYAFILEELFPKVISNPQVKNLLKATS, encoded by the coding sequence ATGGAGTTAAATCCTAACGAAGACAACAATTTACCACTTACCAAATTCGAATCAATGTTAAAAACAAACCACGTGTTGTTTTTTGACTCTGGAGAATTCGAAAATATAGTCCACTACTACTTATCACAAGGAAAAGTAGCTTTAGCTAAAAAAGCCATTAAATTAGGACTAGAACAACACCCAACATCAACCAATCTAAAATTATTTAGAGTTGAAGTTTATATTTTTGAAAACAAATTAAATCTGGCCGATGAACTTCTAAATGAACTTCATGAACTAGAACCTTTAAACGAAGAAATATATATTCAAAAAGCGAGTATACTGTCTAAACTAGATAATCATTCTAAAGCTATAAAAGCTCTAAAAAAGGCCTTAGAATTAACCGATGATGTAGCCGATATTTATTCTTTAATTGGCATGGAACATCTTTTTCTAGACGAGTTTGAAGAGGCCAAATACTTTTTTATGAAATGCCTAGAAACAGACATTCATGATTATTCGGCCTTGTATAACATTATGTATTGTTTTGATTTTCTTGATCAACACAAAGAAGCCATCGAATATCTTACAACATATTTAGATAGTAACCCTTATTGTGAAGTTGCTTGGCATCAATTAGGAAAGCAATATTTCTCGATAAAAGATTATAAAAAAGCACTAACCGCTTTTGATTTCGCCATAATTTCTGATGATCGTTTTGTGGGTGCTTATTTAGAAAAAGGCAAAGTTTTAGAGAAACTTAAAAACTACAAAGAAGCCTTAGAATGCTATGTTTTAAGTTTAAATCTGGATGATCCAACATCATTTGCGCTTTTAAGAATTGGATTTTGTCATGAAAAATTAGGCGAAAAAGACTTGGCTGTTCAATATTATAAAAAAACTATTCATGAAGACCCTTTATTAGATAAAGGCTGGATAGCTATCACAAAATTTTACACCAAACAACAGAATTTCCAAAAGGCGCTTTATTACATAAATAAAGCTATTAATATTGATGGTGATAATGTAGTATACTGGAAACAGTATGCTAAAATTAATCATAGACTTAACTTTTTAGAAGAAGCAGAACGAGGCTATAAAAAAGCCTTAGAACTTGGCAATTACGAATTAGATACTTGGCTGTTAAGAGCCGATATACTTTTACGTTTAGGAGAATCTAACACAGCTATTCAAAGTCTTTTACAAGCCTCAGAATTTTATCCTGAAAATGCTGAAATTGAATATAGATTATCTGGTTTATACTATACCGCACATGAAAATGATAAAGGCCAATATCATTTAAAAAATGCTCTAGCACATAACCACGAATATGCTTTTATTCTAGAAGAACTTTTTCCTAAAGTTATTTCTAACCCACAAGTTAAAAACTTATTAAAAGCCACGTCTTAA